The genomic DNA CTAGGATGCAGTACGTAGCCTCAAAAGTTACAGACATGTTGTTCAGCTACTTTGGCAGATCACGCTCTATACGGCTGTGCATCAGTGCATGTACGTACTACGGCTGTCGGTACGTAGAGCTAGGGCTATCTTGTCATGTCACGCGGGTCTTGTCTCGGTGAGGATTAATTCCAttagccttttttatttttggaaaggAAGGATTCGGTTAGTTATATAGAACGGGACGGACGACCGATGCGGCGGCCGCACAAACGATTTCCGGCGCTTGTGGGTGGGGGAACAGGCCGGATGGCCAGAAACGGGGAACAAgctcgccggtcgccgctgCCCGCTGCCTAGGTTCTCACGCGCGCGATTTCTTTTCGGTTTCATGATTCATGAAGCCGGCGTACTACTACAGCGCACTGGCTACGTAAAAAACAATGCGGTAGCCTCGCAGCACCTCGCTCCAGGGCCACGGGCCCAAACTTCGAAGCCGGCAGGAGATCAGTAAACTCCAGGCGTGAATCTCCAGGCAGCGCCCGGCCGGCATATGCTCTTTGCACGACACGGATTCACAACGTGGGAGGGGTTTCATATACGGCTAAGGACTGTGTGACCAGCGAAGTAACCGGAGGCCAGGCCAAAGCGAGGGAAAGGCAGCAAAACAGCGAGGCGAGCTGGCGGTCAAAGCAAAGTGGCCCGGCCGCAGAGCTCAGGACACGTCGCGTCCAACAGTGGCGTGATTGGGACTCGATCCCGATGAGACGAGGCGACGTGATTTGTGATCACCGATACCATTTACCGCCCGTCGGCCCATCTCGCGGCTGACgcgatgggatgggatgggagtGCAGCAGCCTGCAGGACAGGAATCTACGGAGTAGCTCCAGCGTCAGGCTCTCCCGAGCGCGTCTCCTGTAATCCCCTGTTCGATAAGCTATTCCTAGTTTCCTACTAGTTCCCTACACTGGTTCTGGCCGTGGCCGAGACCCGAGATGGCCCAGTGGCCGAGACCCGAGATGGCCCAGTGGCCAGAGCGTGGCAAACCGGCGAGCTACTCTAGGTGTAGCGTGGGGGCACACCGCACGTCGCGGTACGTTACGTTGGATTGGTTGGAAGGAACCCTAGCCCTGCGCCCCCAGCCCGTAGCTCGTCGCAGAACTAATCACGTAGTAGTAGCAGCAACTTTGTCACTGACCTACTTTCCTTGTGGCGAGATCTGTAGGTGGATTTTACGCATTTAGCCGAGGCCAGGCGCGTCATCAGCACTCTCGGCAACGGCAAGCCGCACCGGAGTCGATATGTCGACGCCTTTCCCGCCGACGGAGATGTGAACCCTCCTGCGCTCCAGCCCCGGTTCCCGACCGCGGCCGTTTTCGTCCTTGAGCGGAGTGCCGGAGGGCTGCGTGCGTCGCCACATGCATGTTGCCATTCCTCCACGCCCCCACGCCGACGGCTCCGACttgtgccggccggccgggccacgAGAGGTACGAGGTGATTGATCCTGTAGGAGTACGCCGGCTTTACCTAAAACGCCTTGCGCACAGGGGGACAGAGACGGCGTTATTATTTGCTCCCATCACGATGATCATTTAGGAACGGCAACGGGAAACATGAGGGGGCTAAACTCCCTGCCACTGCTCCGGATCGGACATGTGCGGATGTGCCCATACCCTGACACAGTGATATTGATACCCCTTCCACGCTGGCGCGTGCAGGTGCTACGTGCTAAAGACTTCAAAGGCGTCCGATCGGATAGACATGTCGATGGCACGCACGTAGTAGTACGAGCTAGCCCCAAAGTAGAGCGTACGGGTGTAGGGTACGTATCCTCGTTTAGTAACTAGTCTATCGTGCTGTGGgtctaatatttttaaaagatattgaatctgaaaattatttagaaattaaactcctacccaataattaaaattatttatctactactctctcaattttttcaatacttcaacacaatactcatatagatatatatttatCTTTCTTCGGTCGTGATTGaattttaattaataattactctataaaaTTTTTGATCCGCATTCAcaccttttttcattttgtatcgcacctccatacattgtgtttagcataaaaaatcaatatttttcatcaattcctcgcatacatgtataaatggtctaaatggtgatactcatcatgtgtatatactttaacttagtatttctatattaacaatgacataaataggtaatttagaatcatatattagtttatttttggatgtttctGTATAATGCAAAtcaagataattagattaagatttaagtgcttactttatgttatttttaatatgtGGGTAACTTAggtacaaatttagaatgatattttaaattatgctatataatgatatgcatgagtaaattggatgaagattatgaggttactttagattattttttataatggtcgACCTCAGTAACTTAGACATAGGTTCAGagtttatttttgaatattttcataatgctagtggtgggtaactttttagaaaatatagcAGATTATTGACTATGACTatttagagtttacaggattggtgtttgagttttttgattttttttgagaatttctagaatttttctttttttttctagcatgtcTGGTGGGAACTAATGCGTAGTCTCCAATGataaaaaatgagactacattgttACAAACTATTACCATGAGCTACATcgcatttgttaaatattcgaacacaatacttatatagatatataattatcatcttcatccaattgtgatagattttagttactATAcgatcttcatccaattgtgaagATTTTAGTTactaattactctataatatttctgtccacatttataatctttaacttttcactttgcatcgtaggtatgcgcttgaatttgtttcatGGACCCTAAGTTTGccctataattttaacatagaaacaTATATTCTCGTCACTTcgtctatatctttataaatggtgacgcacatcatgcgtatataccttagttattatatcatatactaatagatgatttagactcacatattgctgtatatttttaattaagatgATTAGATTCAAATGTAGGATTACCTCAtgtaatttttaataatgacatatgtgggtaatatagatgcaaatgggttactttaagtttttttaaGAGTTAGTGGTGGGAAATTTATTTGCAaatttaggaggttattttaaatattatttataatggtatgagtgggtaattttgatgaagattaaggggttactttagttaattttatataatggcagacgTGGgaaatttagatataaatttaggtTTACTTTAGGCTATCTTTATAatgacatatgtgggtaattttttagaagcATAATAAATTCAATggttatgatgatttgagtctactaAATGATggctttttttgaaaaattttaggatttcttttttttgtgcaGTGTCCACCTAAAAATTTTAGATGGCTTTACTTGGAGGCTTAAAAAGACCGGAAGTAATAGTAAGAAGTACAGGAGAGGTTGATGCAGTGATGCTGATAGCGAGCCCCAGTGACAAGAAAGGATCTTGCAGCGCGAAGTATCTACCGCTGCATGGATGGAGATGGAGCCGGGCTACGGGCATGCACGCTCGCTTGCTCCACCCAAGATAGCTGCCACGGGGGCATGGCAACGGAGCTAACCGCGACCGGTCCGTGACGTGATGACCATGTAGTCCACGGTAGGCCGCGGGAGCACCACCAGCAAGCGGGGAAGCGCCCGCGCGCGTCGAGTCCGATCGAGCCCGACGACGCGCgccagctgcagcctgcagggtcCCATGGCAGGTGAGCGTGGTGGCAGGCCCTCACATGTGCCCGGTCGGGTCTTTGCGCTCTGCTCCAGAGTCCAGCCCTGCGCGGCTGCGCCCCCGTTCACGTGGGGCCACCGCGCCGCGCGGATGGGCTGCCTCGGCCTGACGGCCagcgcccccgccgcgccgtACGCGCCACGCGCGCTCCGTTCGCAGCGCCAGTGGCAGCCGCGCATGGCATTGGCATGGCAGCAAGGCCCCGAGCCGGCTGCCGAGTGCACGCAGCCACAGCTGGCcaatggtggcagcggcggcagccggcatgCGCCCGGAGCCAGcgcccggcggcgaggccgccaAGAGCACGCGCCTTGTTTTTCTTCGCCGCTGCGCGCTGGTCCGTTCACACGCACGGGCGCGGGTGGGTTTCGGAGGCCGGCGGGGGGGAATGTGTGGTCTGCCGTCGGGCGTGGCGTGGAACTCGTTCGAATTCGCGCGGGTTGGATGGAGGCTTTCGGTGTTTTGAGCTGGCGGCGGCTCAGTTCCAGAAAGATTCCGCGGTTAAAAATTCCGAGGGGCACATGCGATGGTGCCAAGGCTGCAGGTGTACAGATACAGTATACAATAGCGTTGCGAGGACTTCGAACAAGTTGCTGCTTTGCGGACTATTCTACTCGTTCCGGCGAGCGGTAAACGGTGCGTTTCAACCGTATAGCAGATTGgctcttatttcttttttttttgcgaggagcctttttttttaaaaaaataaaccgGTGTCTATCTGCTTTGCAgtagtatttctaattttgGTTACTACCTGTACATTTCTGCTTCGGCTTCGTTACACtttgagggggaaaaaaagggaGCAGCGCGAGAATGACAGGCACATGGGCCTGACCCACAGTACTGCCAGCCCGGGAACAAACCCAACTGCAAAAGTATGCGGGGGAATCAAACAAGCCCACTACGTTGCTGTCGGGCCCGTTTGACCACCAGGAGGTAGGCTTCTCTTAAAAAAACGGAGGTAGGATTCTCTAAAAAAAACGGAGGTAGGCGAGGAAAGAGCCCGTACAGTACAACGCACGGGCCGATGGACGCGGCCTGGGCTGACGCACATCACCTACTTTGCGCTCGGCCTGGCCCCATCGGTGTCCGGGGGCTTGGCGGAGCAGCCCATCGGTGGAGAATGGATATCGTTGTTCGTTCGTGTACCGGCATGAGCATGTGCAAGTACACTGATCCATGTTGGTGCCTTGCGCGAATAGAAGCAAGCGGCGAGCTCGGAACGTAATGCGACAAGCTTGCAAGGAGCAGCATCTTCTACCACTGCAAGGGATGCAAGTCTGGATTGTTTTGGATCGACCCAAAAACTCATTAAAACAAACTAATCTTGATTTCAAAGAAGGGAGAGTGGGGATAAAAATGAACTAATTAACCAGCCAGCCTACTACTGCATACCTACTAGTGTCACCACTTGGATGTTGGAACTAGCAACTGTGCTGTGTGTTGTGGATGCGACCGTTGCACAGCACTAGCTGACCCGGTGAAAGTAAAAATCCTGTGGAGAATGGCTCCAAGCAGCCAGCGGAGGCCGACGCTTGTCCACGTCTCTCTCAACCGGAAAATAAGGGGGGAAAGATCCTGAGAACTGGAGGCCAGTGTGAGCTGCTTCGGCTTAGCCGCTTACTACACGTTGCCAAAAGGCCAGCGCGGATGGCCACAACTCCAAATCCTCGCCCAGCTCCGCCTCACGCTCCCGCCATCCTGTTCACAACACGACGGCCTcacaatttctttttctttttcttttttgcaggaGCTCTGCTATGCTATTTATAGAGGAAAAGCAATTCAAAATCTTACAAAGTCgatattgcataaatattagaGCTCACACTACTCAAGTTAGAAGCTAAACTCATGGGTTTACAGGACGCCTCACAAATTTGGGAGGCGACTGGTGAGTAACCCACCCACCAATCGCGAGGGCACCCTCTCAGCAAAACAAACGttggtgtttcttttttttaacgtAACGTAAATGGCAGGAGCTCTACCTTTCAATTAATAAGAAAAGAttaaaagagtttaaagatCACAAGCAAACGGCATGCCGCTGCAACCACCCAAGAGTGCTTCGGCGGACACATGTTTGGAGTGTTATAAAAAGAGCTATGTGATCTAAGTTAGGGACCAAAACATCCGTCTATATTGCTCTATGCATTCCTTTATTCGCTCTGCCATCTGATGGGCCGTTAGAAGCTTGTTTTCAAAAATTCTCTTGTTACCCTCTTTCCACATATTCCACAAAATGTAGATGGACATTTCATTGAAATCTTACTGCTGATTTTTGTGGATATATACTTTTCCACTGCCTCCCACCAATCTCTGACGTTGTCGAAATTTGAGGGGTAGACCGCTTGAGCATAGGGGCGGAGTAGGAAGAGGTGTTGCCCGGATTCCATTGGCCCATTGCATAATGCGCAAGAGGTTTTGGTGCGGCCATCCTCTAAGTGCGAGGTTGCCTGTCGTGAGAATTTTAGTTTGGATGACAATCCAGACGAACAGCTTACATTTATTTTCAGTGCGGGCATGCCAAATGAGATTGGCTTTGTGACATCTATGTGACCCAAAAAACTGAGCACCATATGCTGATTGGGTGGAGTATTTGCCATCAGCCGTCCACTTCCAAGTATTCGTATCCTCCGCCTCTAGGTATGTCCTGCAATCTGATCCGAGTGAGACAAACTCCTCAACTTGAGTTGTAGTCGTATTTTGTTATGCAAGGATTTGATCCACGTGCTGTTCCATAGCTCTTGTGCCATTgtcttgttttttcttctcaccAGATCATATAAATGTGGCCCTAAATTCCTTGGTGCCTCGCCATCAAGCCAAACTATGGTGCCAACACCTCGCCTTCTTTCCGTTCGACGTCCAACTATGGTGCCAAAAACAACGTTGGCGTTTCACGTCCAACTGGTAGTGGCAGCACGGACTCTGCCGAAATAGAACACCGAATATCCATCAACATTGCTTTCAGGGTCTCGTTGCAACACCTGAGGCCTCCAAGCTCCTCCAGCCCAGCAGCACTAGTCTTCTGCTCcctgtaacaaaaaaaaaataccagcACCACGCCGCGAAAGGTCACCCCGAGAATCAACCGACGAAACgagaggggaggaagaaaggtCACAAGACACAACTCACAAACAGAAGGGGTCGGGGGCATGCACGGAGAAAAGGCCACGCATCGATGAGCGTAACAGTGAAGGTTGTGGGTGACGCGGCCAGCCATCGGCAGCCATACGTTGGGCTATCCAAAATCTCATCCCTCGCCCAATCCCGACCTCACGatcccgcgccgcgcccccgcGCACCACAAACGCGGCCACCCCAATCCGCCAACTCGTATATACACGCCGCTTGTTGGCTAGCATCGTCACCTTGATCGATCCCGCCCCTGCTCTGGTCCGTGGCCACCACCATGGCGTCGCCCATGctctccgccaccaccgcgccgctcCAGGGCGCCGGCCTGTCCGAGTTCTCCGGGCtcaggagctccgcctcgctgCCGCTGCGGCGGAATGCCACCTCCGACGACTTCGTGAACGCCGTCTCCTTCAGGACCCACGCGGTACGTGCTCTGCTCCCACCTGCATCATATATGTGTCGGGACGCGTTAGCTTCATTCGTTTCACGGCTTGGGGGATGAACATGCTTGCTTTGCCTGCGTGTGCAGGTCGGCACGAGTGGCGGGCCTAGGCGGGCGCCGACGGAGGCCAAGCTGAAGGTGGCGATCAACGGGTTCGGCCGCATCGGGCGCAACTTCCTCCGCTGCTGGCACGGGCGCGACGACTCGCCGCTCGAGGTCATCGCCATCAACGACACGGGAGGCGTCAAGCAGGCGTCTCACCTGCTCAAGTACGACTCCACGCTCGGCATCTTCGACGCCGACGTTAAGCCCGTGGGGGACAACGCCATCTCCGTCGACGGCAAGGTCATCAAGGTCGTGTCCGACCGCAACCCCAGCAACCTGCCGTGGGGGGAGATGGGCGTAGACCTCGTCATCGAGGGCACGGGGGTGTTCGTCGACCGCGAGGGCGCCGGGAAGCACATCCAGGCGGGAGCCAAGAAGGTGCTCATCACGGCGCCAGGGAAGGGCGACATCCCCACCTACGTCTGCGGCGTCAATGCTGACCAGTACAACCCCGACGAGCCCATCATCAGCAACGCCTCCTGCACCACCAACTGTCTCGCGCCCTTCGTCAAGGTCCTCGACCAGAAGTTCGGTGCGTGCTCCATTATATATGCTCTCTTCTGCAATATTGTAATGAGTCCATGTCCCGATCAGGCTTGGCATGACGATGCTTACTAAGACCTAGCAATTAATATGATGCATCGCATCGCAGGCATCATCAAGGGCACCATGACCACCACCCACTCCTACACCGGTGACCAGAGGCTGCTGGACGCCAGCCACCGCGACctgcgccgcgcccgcgccgccgcgctcaaCATCGTGCCCAcctccaccggcgccgccaAGGCCGTGGCGCTGGTGCTCCCCAACCTCAAGGGCAAGCTCAACGGGATCGCGCTCCGGGTGCCCACCCCGAACGTCTCCGTCGTCGACCTCGTCGTGCAGGTCTCCAAGAAGACCCTCGCCGAGGAGGTGAACCAGGCGTTCCGCGACAGCGCCGCCAACGAGCTCGCCGGCATCCTCGAGGTCTGCGACGCCCCGCTCGTGTCCGTCGACTTCAGGTGCTCCGACGTGTCCTCCACCGTCGACGCCTCGCTCACCATGGTCATGGGCGACGACATGGTCAAGGTCATCGCGTGGTACGACAACGAGTGGGGCTACTCGCAGAGGGTCGTCGACCTAGCTGACATTGTCGCCAACAATTGGAAGTGAAGCCTCGCATTGTAATAACCCATCCTCGGCTTCAAAATTTTCCCCAGGGTCTTCCCTGATGATAATTTGTAATGAGAAATCGAGGACCCAAACTCCCAAcaattccttttattttctctctcccttctccGATTTTTCATTGTCCAGGGACGGAGTATAATCGACTTCCGGCAAAGGAAATCGCAGACGCTGTATAATGCAGATTTGTAATATATACTATCTGTTGCAAGGTTCTTTTGTAGATTTCAAACCCTTTATTTGTTCAAAGATGGCTAAATGAAATTAGAGCCAATTTTCTTCAAGGAGTTGTTTACTAATAAGTTAGATGCAGTTTAATCGAAACGAATACAAGTTCAATGAAACGCATACAGATAAGCTTTATTCCACTATGAAATAAGGTTCCGTGATTAGGTGCACGCAGCCGTGAATGAGAGTCGCCGGTTTATATAACCAAAGGTTGCACTCTATTTGTATTTGCTACGAACTGGTGTGAAATGATCGAGAAatgcctgttcggctggacttataagccagctgaaaaactgaaacggctgatttgttgtgaacAGAGCTAAAACCAGCCTGCAAGTATGATGAATATTAATGGTGCTCCAATCTGGTTACCTGATGTTCTTGATGCGTCACTACGAAGTTATGAAGCATCAGTCAAATTGTGCGTTCAAATGATGCAATCTGTACCGTCCTGCCCCAGTTTGTCTACTGGCATTTTCTGTGGACTTCATAGTTCACATGATCCTCATCCTGGATCCTTGATTCCTTGGTGCAGGTTGCAATGAGTGATCAAGAGTATATGGCATCTTTTGTATGCAGGACAAAAGGTGTTAGACCATACAGTTGAATGCAAGGATGGCATCTTTCCCTTTCTCAAACATCCAGCAAATTTTCAGAACATATTTTCCTTAGAATTTCAATAGCTCCATTTTGTATCTCTTAATTCAAATGGCCCATCTTTAACAGAAAAGAACAGATCTGCACCTGGCTTCATTGATCAAGTAACTAACAAGTACCAAATGACTACATTCCACTAAAACCTAGCACGACAGACTCTATTGATGCCAAGATAAATGTTCATAGGGGCATTTTTAACACACTACTTTGGCACAATCTAAAACAAGAAAACAGGCACTAGTCTTTGGTCAAGGAAAATATATTCCTCAGATGCTCTGCATGGAACTTGTAGATGATACCCACTCTGTCTCAAGGACCACCATTGAAAAGGTTCCAATCATGCACATTGAAATTCATCACGGCAAGTTTGAAGATCTCGGACATTGGTAAGCATCCAGCTTGTTCAGCAGGTATGGCCGGACCAGCTGCAACTGCGGTGGCGCTTTCACTCAAGGGGCTGAAATAAAAATCAGACATAATAAACCAATTAGGTCAGCTTGTAACACTGGAGAACAACAAAAACCAAACCCTCAATTTACTAAATAGATATCACAAGGCATTGGTAACTCTAGGATGATGTTACGAACTTAGATATGTAGACTTCACTCATGCTTTAAACCTTTAGGACCTTAGTGTTTCTTGCAGCACATTAGAATTCTGTTAACATCTCCATGGCTTATACGGTTTTGATATTTTGCTTACAATTCTCATGCACTAGAATTCAGCGTGCCAAAGTATAAAGCTGGAAGAAGTTTTTCcatctgaagttctgaacatAAGGGTTTCCATAGTGCCAGGCTGACAGTGACTTGcataaaaatggaatatttaGCAAGCAGAACATTTACATTTACATAATTGATGTTCCCTTTCAACAGTACCGACACTCATTTTAACATGTGAGGATGCATTCGAACTTATAGACTAATATCTTTACACACACAGACCAACAAATGGCAGTGGATGGTAGTTGTGTGCTTTAAAATCAGAACAAGCTTCTCAGCCTTGAGGAAGCACGAAATGGTGAGAATATTTTGTTTAGAATAATAAAAATACCAATTAACAGCAGAAAATATACGATAGCGATCTACAGGCCTTACTTTATCAACAGTGGCTCGTATGCGGTGATAAGCACATCAGTTGCTGCATTTTTGATACGTATGTTTGCCAGGTAAAGCTGTAAAAGGCAACATGGCATTCAGCTTGAAGAGCCAATATATATCTAATGTTCTTAACATACTCATCAAGGGTGGGTATACTCACTCGGACAATGTTCTGCGCTTCTCTTCCCTGCCTCCCTTTTGAGACAGCCTACATAAACAATGATAAGAGGGCATGAGATCCTATGGTGCATTTTTCTGACACTACTTACTATTTCTCTATCATTTGAATacatataaaaaaattgaattagAAATACTAACATAATTATCACTATGCAGTTGAAACATATATTTCATAAAGCACAACATTTCCTGGACAGGCCCTTCTCCCAAATGAAGACTAAAAATTGCCTTTTCTCCCACTCAGTTAGcatatctgaattctgaaggtGCAGTCACTATATGAGAATATTTGAGCAAACCAAACTACTAACATTGTCTGTCCGTACTTAGTTATTGTTCATAAGGATGTTTAATCCCTACTGAAAACTTGTTTATTCTCCTTAATTTTCACAAAAAGGATTACACTACACTTCAACAACAGTAGAAATCTTTTATCATCTTATCCAAAGAAGCACGAACAGAAGCCAATTGACAAGAGATAGATTGATTGGGGTGGCAGTGTGGTACACCATATTGATATCAGCACAGTAGATAAGCTTACCAGCTGGCCAACTGAAGTTCCAGCCACTGCAGGTGCTTCTCCAAGACGCAGACCAGCTAGCTCGAGTGTCCCAGAATGCTCAACCACCTAGCAAGCAAACAAGCAACGATTTACCAACAGGTGTCTTTTACGTTAATCTAGTTGAATCAGTTAGCATTGCCATCCAATGCACAGTAAGTGCAGAAATAGTTCTCTGAACGAATTGGTAATTTGCTGGTGGATGAGTTGTTCCATGGCTTTGCTGCACTAATTAAAACAGTAGGCAAGTCAAAGGGGTTGTTGACTTTTGTTTACCAAGTTGTCCGCGGCGTCTTGCTCGTTGGCGATGTCGCGCAGGAACCAGAGCGCGCTGCCTGCATCGTCCACCTCGCCCTTGAGGTCGAGCAGCTCGAAGATGAGGCTCTCGTCGCGGGCTGGATCAACGAAGACCTCCTGCACAGCACACAGCCCATCAAATTAAAATCAAACGGGTTCTGCAAACAGCGAGCAAGCACATCCCACCGGAATCGAAACTGCAACGCGAGGATCGCACGAACCTGATGGTCGGGGACCTCCCGGATGTTGCTCACGTCCTGAACAGGTCAAGAAAACGAAGCCCAAAACAAAGCGTTAAGTGCACGCGCACGCGGAGAGGGAAGCTGAACCTTCGGGGCCAAGGAGGGTGCGGGGAAGGCGGAGAGCCTGCGGCCTCGTACCTGGAAGCGGGCGGGGAAGGCGGTGGAGATGGCGCCGCCGAACAGGGGCCGCGGGACGCAGCTCTCCCCGGCCATCTCTCGACCAGCTTCTCTCTCGGTTCTCGGCTCTCGAGAAAGGGGCGGACAGCAACAGCTTCCAGAGCGTGGTGGAAGGcgcgggcggggaggaggggccgGGCCGGCGATTCGAGGGGCGAGTTATATAGGCCGCGAGGTGGTGGGGGGCGGAGTCGCCGCGCGTCGATCTGACGCAGCGTCGCAGCTGCGGTCCCGCGTGGAGGCTACGCACGCCGAGGTGTCCCGCCGCGGCCGGTTTGGTTGGTTGCTCCGCtcgcggcagccggcagggcggcgcgtgcggcggcggtgctgtgGGCGGGCAGTGTGGGCCGAGTCGAGCGAGGGAG from Setaria italica strain Yugu1 chromosome VII, Setaria_italica_v2.0, whole genome shotgun sequence includes the following:
- the LOC101774133 gene encoding probable ran guanine nucleotide release factor; this encodes MAGESCVPRPLFGGAISTAFPARFQDVSNIREVPDHQEVFVDPARDESLIFELLDLKGEVDDAGSALWFLRDIANEQDAADNLVVEHSGTLELAGLRLGEAPAVAGTSVGQLAVSKGRQGREAQNIVRLYLANIRIKNAATDVLITAYEPLLINPLSESATAVAAGPAIPAEQAGCLPMSEIFKLAVMNFNVHDWNLFNGGP
- the LOC101774537 gene encoding glyceraldehyde-3-phosphate dehydrogenase A, chloroplastic, with the protein product MASPMLSATTAPLQGAGLSEFSGLRSSASLPLRRNATSDDFVNAVSFRTHAVGTSGGPRRAPTEAKLKVAINGFGRIGRNFLRCWHGRDDSPLEVIAINDTGGVKQASHLLKYDSTLGIFDADVKPVGDNAISVDGKVIKVVSDRNPSNLPWGEMGVDLVIEGTGVFVDREGAGKHIQAGAKKVLITAPGKGDIPTYVCGVNADQYNPDEPIISNASCTTNCLAPFVKVLDQKFGIIKGTMTTTHSYTGDQRLLDASHRDLRRARAAALNIVPTSTGAAKAVALVLPNLKGKLNGIALRVPTPNVSVVDLVVQVSKKTLAEEVNQAFRDSAANELAGILEVCDAPLVSVDFRCSDVSSTVDASLTMVMGDDMVKVIAWYDNEWGYSQRVVDLADIVANNWK